The Epinephelus lanceolatus isolate andai-2023 chromosome 1, ASM4190304v1, whole genome shotgun sequence genome has a window encoding:
- the LOC117257352 gene encoding H-2 class II histocompatibility antigen, A-Q alpha chain-like, translating into MTLSVILLIVFTGVTSATTPLHDFHYIYACFESGEVRVDALVDGDVAAYADFSKDEMVIAVPHVPQSAEEITKTAYEFAKASIVHCHSILGRALKADPGAILRQDAPDISIYTRYEEEDGVLNTLFCFANHFYPPTINFTWTKNGVEITEGVLDLRYLHNSDGTFHRISTLIFTPQEGDVYSCLVEHQTLHQPLSKSWELEKSQSSLSPAALFFIASLVLCLIGIATGIFFFNKDRK; encoded by the exons CGCCTCTCCATGACTTCCACTACATCTATGCATGCTTTGAATCAGGGGAAGTGCGGGTGGATGCCCTTGTTGACGGGGACGTGGCCGCGTATGCTGATTTCAGCAAGGATGAAATGGTGATTGCGGTACCTCACGTGCCACAGTCTGCAGAAGAGATAACGAAAACGGCTTACGAATTTGCTAAAGCTAGCATTGTTCACTGTCACAGCATTTTAGGTAGAGCACTAAAAGCAGATCCGGGTGCTATTCTACGGCAAG ATGCTCCAGATATCTCCATCTACACCCGGTATGAGGAAGAGGACGGTGTGCTGAACACTCTCTTCTGTTTCGCCAATCACTTCTACCCCCCCACCATCAACTTCACATGGACAAAGAACGGGGTGGAGATCACCGAGGGAGTGCTGGACCTGCGTTACCTCCACAACAGTGACGGCACATTCCACAGAATTTCAACATTGATTTTTACCCCTCAGGAGGGAGACGTTTACTCCTGTTTGGTGGAGCATCAAACCTTACATCAGCCTCTCAGCAAGAGCTGGG AGCTGGAGAAGAGTCAGAGCAGTTTGAGCCCTGCAGCTTTATTCTTCATAGCGAGCCTCGTTTTGTGTCTGATTGGAATCGCGACTGGAATCTTCTTTTTTAACAAGGACCGAAAGTAG